The DNA region AAAGATATGAACAATTGTTATGGAATCCAGACGAAGTATGACAAATTCATGGCATCAATGTACGATTGTAATGTTActtaaacaattacaaaattgtACGGTTATCCGGTCCTGTTAACATTTTAACTAACCATTCCAGCACTATTTTTAACGAGTATACAtggaaaatcaatatttgaatctaattattcaataaatttgctaatacaaactttacaaaagtctgtaaatatggaaagtttaaaactttgagaagcagagaaaaatatgttgaacactaaatactttttctatgagAAAAACACAGCAAGTCATTAGCTAAACAATACAACTTTGAAGgctaataataattattttttaacatatattttgtctttaaatttgaaaaaaagtatatttattgttgaaaatatctttcaaaGAATTCATAAGTATTCTATCTAAATTAGATTACATTGAAAAAGTATTCCAATGACTAATTTGTAAAATCTTACTACCGCACCTTCACCAATTTTCTCAATTTTGATGTAATCTTCCATTGTTCTCACGGGTGTGAAATAACTTAATTCTTGATTTTCCTGTTCAGTACAATGGCCgtttctgaaaacaaaaatttaattgaATACATAACTGATCATTCCACAAATTATGAAAAGTAAGTTAGTAAACCATTTCGTGTTCATGTTGTTTATGTCAGAGCGGAAGTGAAGTTTGTGATTTTGTAAACCCCGCTCAAGTTTGAACACGTCGAAATAACGAACAATGATTAGTGTTCATCTAATGAAGATTCAGTGACTACAACAAACATCTTACGTGTTGGGGAAATGCATTTAAATACATAAGTGTCTATTCGAGCGAATTAATTACAATCAAGCCAATgactaaattttgtttttggttcACCAACATTCACCAATCCCAATCAGGCCATTTACTGTATAGGCCGAACATTGAAAATCTTTTCATTCATTAGTTTCACATAACTGTATAAATACTCGAATGCTTACAATTGTAAGCTTTATTATTGTCAAAAGATTTAAAGTGAGAACAGTGCTTACCTAATTCATTAATTGATATAATAACCGAAACTCATTCCACATGTGAAATTTTACAAACCTTTTCCCCTTCGCAAATGCCGCTGTTTCGAATCAACCAATCAAAGCCGAgctttcaaaatgtaaatagaaAGTTCCCGGGAAGCCTCTGACCTTTTGATAACAATGAATGCTCAAGAGGAATCGAGTAAGGTAAACATACGAGAATCCCGAATGAGCTGAGAGTCTTGTGACAAACTGAAAGCTGTTGACGATCCAGACCAAAACAGTGTAAAAATCATCTCCTAATCTCTTGAGGTAGGCATAAACTGGAAATTAACGATTTCCATGTTTTACAATTCTGTACATGATTTCATCTTAGCTTGATTAGAGGCATCACATTTATAATGTTAAAAAGTTGTGCAATACTTAACAGTTATTCTTACTGGACTTGCAAACAAAAACCACATATGACTCTGACTCAGCTACAGCTATATACAGCTATAGCTATAGCTTGTGGTGAACTGGTGTAACTGTTCATACAAATCAATATTAGCAAAATACTGTTATCAtgtatatcagatatatatTGCACTTCTTTCTTTCATTTATCACCTGTATATGACCAAAAAGGGGGGGGGGATATgtaacaataattttaaaaaaaaatgaagtgtTCAAAACACAGAACTTTGTATGAGTGTACAGATTTTATATTGCATAGGcttatatgtgtatacatgtatatttttttcataaatgctACAGTGACCCACTTCTTTTACACAATAACCATTTAATATACTTTTGAAAAGTATCAGCTAGTATCAGTGTAGTTGTATAATTATCAATACCATACTTGTGACATTACATAATGATATTGGTGGTAATGTAtcacatacaaatacaatttattgCAAGATAACTCCATAATTAACCGACAATTTGAGTTGTGATTGAATCTGATGCTgaaattttttaatttacacagaAAACTGTTAACATAATACAGGAGTTATGCGATTTCAAAATGATACGGGTAGAGTAGGATTTATGGTCAATTAGTCTCCCTTCCTGTTAATATGATATGTCACaaaaaaatcatgtcaaaatgTGATGTTAGAATCACCGGAAGGTGAGCCTATAATCGACAGTAAACTGTACTTTACCCATGTCATTTAATTTTGGGATCTCCAAACTCCCATATTATAAACTTGTGGTATATGTTTCCAAAACGAAATTGATAGTTTATCAATAACAGAGAAAAGCATTGACATTCTTTATTGATGACCTAATATGAATttacaataacaaacaaatgtaatatttaatttgttataatgtaaaactacagtaacccttggagtatcaaggatagttacatacacatgtacatttgttcTATCTACGTACCTTTAAAAGTTAAATCTTAACTAAAAGTCGGAATCACAATAAATGTAACATGAATTTGTACTGGAGATCAGATGTTATCTAAATACTAATGATGAAAAGGATTTGATAGCAAAAATTGTTAtaactttattattattacatgtattataaaatgGGTACTATGATTTTCAGGTAAAGATGTCCTCAGGTGACCCACCACCTTACCAGGAAGTTACAGGCCAacaaggtaaaaaaaaatttagtaACTTTACTTTGATAATGTACTGATTTTTAAGACTCTCAGTGACATGAACTTCAAACTTGGTATATTCACAAAGATCAGGCGATGTGTCAGTTATCAAAAGCAGGTTATTGtggcatatattttgaaaatttgaccttCATTTTCAGAAAAATCTTGTTTGGGTTGTACATATCCTATGTTCTAAGTCACCAAATATTCATTCTAAttttttggtatatatataacttgttgaagcaatataaaatatttgccATAAAGTGCCCATAGCTCtcaaaaaatgtaacaaaatggGCTGCTTATCATATATAGATGAGGGACACTTTTAACTCACCATTGATGATATTGTTTTTTGGCTGTATGAAGAGGTTAATTGAAATTGATCTATGGGTTTTGGAAAGTTCAAGAACATCTTCTTAAAGAATATTACACTATTATCTGATAGCTGTATGTTGTTGTGTATTGGAGGTTACGGAACAGTACCAGGAGCTCCGCAATATCCACAAGGGAAGTATCCTCCACAAGTGCCCCAGGGAGGGTATACCAACCCCGGGGGCCCTCCAGCAGGAGCCTACACTGGTCCACCATACGGTAACACACCGCCAGCAGGATACCAGCAGGGCTATCAACAGGGTTATAATAGTAATAGTGTTATTGTCCAACAACCTGCTCCACAGATCGTCGTCGTTGGAGGGTGTCCAGCATGTCGGGTAAGTTTAATGGTACTTTGTCATAGCGAGATACCCCTGTATAGAGACCACCAGCTTAAGAAGACCACTTTTGTAGGATCTTAAACaaccaatttcaacacaatccaacctgtgtattaagaccacttGGCTAGAAAGACCATTTTCCCTCTGTCATTtgggtgatctttatagacaggtttgacttaCCAAAATGCTGTAAGACAGGTTTGagttattcatgaaaatgctaGTTAGGTAAGATTACATCCACTATAATTTCAGTACAATAATATTTGTGTTGGatatcaataattaaaaaaaacacaaacttgctggcaataaaattaaattaatgcaactacatgtacatagcacTGGTTGCAAATAGACTTTCTTGTAAAACATAATTACCGGATACTGTAAAAGTTGTGGTACTAAGAGTAGAAGCAGTTTTAAAAATCAGAGTCTGTACTAATATGGCTTTTGACATATAACTTATAGGGATGGAGCATATCATTACCACTTATACATTACAATAGCACCTGCTGATTCAGAACTCCCGTGTCATCCATGTCTGTTTTGTTTCCTAGGTTGGTGTTTTAGAGGAAGACTACACTTGCCTCGGAGTACTTTGTGCCATTTTGTTCTTCCCTTTGGGAGTCCTGTGCTGCCTAGCTATGAGGCAAAGA from Argopecten irradians isolate NY chromosome 5, Ai_NY, whole genome shotgun sequence includes:
- the LOC138323199 gene encoding membrane protein BRI3-like, with the protein product MSSGDPPPYQEVTGQQGYGTVPGAPQYPQGKYPPQVPQGGYTNPGGPPAGAYTGPPYGNTPPAGYQQGYQQGYNSNSVIVQQPAPQIVVVGGCPACRVGVLEEDYTCLGVLCAILFFPLGVLCCLAMRQRRCPNCGAVFD